A window of the Pirellulales bacterium genome harbors these coding sequences:
- a CDS encoding tartrate dehydrogenase, which translates to MKRWQVAVYPGDGIGPEVIAQAVRVLQAVEERQQEWSLELVEFPWGVNFYRETGRVVPEDFLDVLRPFDAILLGAVGWPAELPDHVTLAPLVTLRQRFDQYACVRPAKLFAGLNSLLAGKGPADVDLVVVRENSEGEYVDNGGRIRRGTPDEYAVQTAIHTRRGVERILRFGFELARSRRRHLTMITKSNAQRYAYVLWDDVLDEISPQYADVAIDKQHADAAAMNLVRRPETFDVVVASNLFGDILTDLAGTIAGGLGLAPSTNTNPERRFPSMFEPVHGSAPDIAGRGIANPIAAVLSAGMMLEWLGAADAASQIRTAVERTLAAGHKTADLGGKLSTEQMGDRLVEAVGRGQ; encoded by the coding sequence GTGAAGCGTTGGCAAGTGGCCGTTTATCCTGGCGACGGAATTGGACCGGAAGTGATCGCGCAGGCGGTGCGCGTTCTGCAGGCCGTCGAAGAGCGGCAGCAGGAGTGGTCGCTCGAATTGGTCGAGTTTCCGTGGGGCGTAAACTTCTACCGCGAGACGGGCCGCGTCGTTCCGGAGGATTTTCTCGACGTTCTGCGTCCCTTCGATGCCATTCTGCTAGGCGCGGTTGGCTGGCCCGCAGAATTGCCCGACCATGTGACGCTTGCCCCACTGGTCACCTTGCGGCAGCGATTCGATCAATATGCGTGCGTCCGGCCCGCGAAACTGTTTGCCGGGCTTAATAGCCTGTTGGCTGGCAAAGGGCCGGCCGACGTCGACCTGGTCGTCGTGCGCGAGAACTCGGAAGGGGAATACGTCGACAACGGCGGCCGCATCCGCCGCGGCACGCCCGACGAATACGCGGTGCAGACCGCGATCCACACGCGGCGCGGAGTGGAACGTATCTTGCGATTCGGTTTTGAGCTCGCGCGGTCGCGGCGCCGGCATTTGACCATGATCACCAAGAGCAATGCGCAGCGTTACGCCTATGTCTTGTGGGACGACGTGCTGGATGAAATTTCACCGCAATATGCCGACGTTGCGATCGACAAGCAGCACGCCGATGCCGCTGCGATGAACCTGGTGCGCCGGCCCGAGACATTTGACGTCGTGGTAGCGTCGAATCTCTTCGGCGACATCCTCACCGACCTGGCCGGCACGATCGCCGGCGGACTGGGCCTGGCGCCGAGCACGAATACGAATCCCGAGCGGCGCTTTCCCAGCATGTTCGAACCGGTGCATGGCTCGGCCCCCGATATTGCCGGCCGTGGCATTGCCAACCCGATTGCCGCCGTGTTGAGCGCCGGCATGATGCTCGAGTGGCTGGGCGCGGCCGACGCCGCGAGTCAGATTCGCACTGCCGTCGAACGGACATTGGCAGCCGGACATAAGACCGCCGATCTGGGCGGTAAGCTGTCGACCGAGCAAATGGGTGACCGGCTAGTCGAGGCGGTTGGACGAGGTCAGTAG
- a CDS encoding amidase has protein sequence MPDELCFLTAEQLAAEIRARRLSPVEAVDAALAQADRLNGQLNAIVTRCDERARDAARAAETAVMRGEDLPPLLGVPITVKDLHLTAGIRTTLGSKLFEDFVPHNDQPIVERLKRAGAIIIGKTNTSEFGLIPLAANALFGESNNPWDLTYNTGGSSGGAAAAVACGMGPLATASDGGGSIRIPASFCGVFGLKPQMGRVPHVPFPRGWESLSHQGVLSRTVRDTALALDVLAGAHRLDRWSLPTTGRSFLEACTGDARGLRLAWCPRLGNLPVEHQVMAVCQQAAEHFEALGCHVTPLELDLPDLGPAQQTIVLCEAAVGMQARRAEWEQTIFPPTRKMLPNADKLTYYDLVKANWAREEYWERFSPVFDQFDAVLTPTAPITATLNGTLGPRVIEEQTVRALSWLGHVVPANMTWQPAASLPVGFDGQNLPVGLQIIGRQHDEWTVLRLASAYEAAHPWTDKRPPIVAQKGSS, from the coding sequence ATGCCGGACGAACTTTGTTTTTTGACCGCCGAGCAACTGGCGGCAGAAATCCGCGCCCGGCGCCTTTCGCCCGTCGAGGCCGTCGACGCGGCGCTTGCCCAGGCCGATCGTCTGAACGGGCAACTGAACGCCATTGTCACCCGTTGCGACGAGCGGGCGCGCGATGCGGCACGCGCGGCGGAAACGGCCGTGATGCGCGGCGAAGACTTGCCGCCCCTCCTGGGCGTGCCGATTACGGTCAAAGACCTGCACCTGACGGCGGGCATTCGCACCACGCTCGGCTCGAAGTTGTTCGAAGACTTCGTGCCGCACAACGACCAGCCGATCGTCGAACGTTTGAAGCGCGCCGGCGCCATCATCATCGGCAAGACGAACACCTCGGAATTCGGGCTGATTCCGCTTGCGGCCAATGCTTTGTTCGGCGAGTCGAACAATCCGTGGGATCTGACATACAACACGGGCGGATCGAGCGGCGGCGCGGCGGCGGCCGTCGCTTGCGGCATGGGCCCCCTGGCCACGGCCAGCGACGGCGGCGGGTCGATCCGGATTCCGGCCAGCTTTTGCGGCGTCTTTGGTCTCAAGCCGCAAATGGGTCGCGTGCCGCATGTGCCGTTTCCGCGCGGCTGGGAATCGTTGTCGCATCAAGGGGTGCTGAGCCGCACGGTGCGCGACACGGCGCTGGCACTCGACGTATTGGCCGGCGCGCATCGGCTGGATCGCTGGAGCCTGCCCACGACGGGCCGCAGCTTTTTAGAGGCTTGCACGGGCGACGCGCGCGGGCTGCGCCTGGCGTGGTGCCCACGGCTGGGAAACTTGCCCGTCGAGCATCAGGTGATGGCAGTCTGCCAACAGGCGGCTGAGCATTTCGAGGCGCTCGGCTGCCACGTGACGCCGCTGGAACTCGATCTACCGGACCTGGGCCCGGCGCAACAAACGATCGTGCTGTGCGAAGCGGCGGTCGGCATGCAAGCCCGCCGCGCCGAATGGGAGCAAACCATTTTTCCGCCGACGCGGAAGATGCTGCCCAACGCCGACAAGCTGACCTATTACGACCTTGTGAAAGCCAACTGGGCGCGCGAAGAATACTGGGAGAGGTTTTCGCCGGTGTTCGACCAGTTCGATGCCGTGTTGACGCCCACCGCGCCGATCACGGCGACGCTCAACGGCACGCTCGGGCCGAGAGTCATCGAAGAGCAGACGGTGCGCGCGCTCTCCTGGCTGGGACACGTCGTGCCGGCCAACATGACGTGGCAGCCGGCGGCGAGCCTGCCGGTGGGCTTTGACGGACAGAACCTGCCAGTCGGCTTGCAAATCATCGGCCGGCAACACGACGAATGGACGGTGCTGCGCCTGGCAAGCGCCTATGAAGCGGCCCACCCCTGGACCGACAAGCGACCGCCGATCGTCGCTCAGAAAGGATCATCGTGA
- a CDS encoding ABC transporter permease — translation MHEPRRLLVAVCGIGFAVVLMFMQLGFRNALFDSTVALHRMLDADLVMISSARYTLSVKETFTRRRLAQALGCPDVVTAWPLYIETGQSIWKNPETGQGHPIRALAFDPRAPVLPIEAEAAAALQVPGTLLMDRRSKEDYGEPRVGDRVELSDHATRVVGLFDLGTDFANDGNVIVSTDEYRRLFTVPGARRDKLADVDVGLLKLKPGVREHEALATLQATLPDDVRVMTRQQFIDQELGFWRRSTPIG, via the coding sequence GTGCACGAGCCGCGGCGGCTGCTGGTGGCGGTGTGCGGCATCGGTTTCGCCGTGGTGCTGATGTTCATGCAGTTGGGATTCCGCAATGCGCTGTTCGACAGCACGGTGGCGCTGCACCGCATGCTGGACGCCGACCTGGTGATGATCAGCAGTGCCCGATACACGCTCTCTGTAAAAGAGACCTTCACGCGGCGGCGGCTGGCTCAGGCGCTCGGTTGCCCCGACGTCGTCACCGCCTGGCCGCTGTATATCGAAACGGGGCAATCGATCTGGAAAAACCCCGAGACTGGCCAGGGCCATCCGATCCGCGCGCTGGCGTTCGACCCGCGCGCGCCGGTGCTGCCCATCGAGGCCGAGGCCGCCGCGGCGTTGCAAGTCCCCGGCACGCTGTTGATGGACCGTCGCTCGAAAGAGGATTACGGCGAGCCGCGGGTGGGCGACAGAGTCGAGCTTTCCGACCATGCCACGCGCGTCGTCGGCCTGTTCGATCTGGGGACCGATTTCGCTAACGACGGCAACGTGATCGTCAGCACCGACGAGTACCGCCGCCTGTTTACCGTTCCCGGCGCGCGGCGCGACAAGCTCGCCGACGTCGACGTCGGCCTGCTTAAACTCAAGCCCGGCGTGCGCGAGCACGAAGCGCTCGCGACGCTGCAGGCCACGCTACCCGACGACGTGCGCGTGATGACTCGGCAGCAGTTCATCGACCAGGAACTAGGTTTCTGGCGCCGCAGCACTCCCATCGGGT
- a CDS encoding efflux RND transporter periplasmic adaptor subunit, producing the protein MTTRDWAFFVWVAFIASAPGLISCRKHSESAARTESVTTSVRRARPSVAALGRLEPRGGIIEVSGMAGERLDKLLVAEGDQVAAGQELAYLSSYPLRQSEQQLAETQLAEARARGQAERAYAEALVAEAEAALEELQVADLDKSALAAKIDALESNLTIAQRDQERLAGAGAAVSPQEQEHQELLVKQARAELHSARTQMAKLDASRAAHEREGKAKLQTARANLDRVKSSTQLESLEKGAAAAAQKLEMSIVRAPRDGRILEILARVGETIGPRPILRLGDTAQMYATAEIYETDVYLVHPGQSALVTSDALSAPIQGTVESVGKTISKNQVVSLDPTAAADARVLRARIRLDESGEAGDLVDLQVDVLIDTESSESAAPADEQAKNQ; encoded by the coding sequence ATGACAACACGAGACTGGGCATTCTTCGTGTGGGTAGCATTCATTGCGTCGGCTCCGGGGCTGATCTCCTGTCGCAAGCACAGTGAGAGTGCGGCGCGAACAGAAAGTGTTACGACCTCGGTCCGCCGTGCGCGCCCCAGTGTGGCGGCTCTGGGGCGGTTGGAGCCGCGCGGCGGAATCATCGAAGTCAGCGGCATGGCCGGCGAGCGTTTGGACAAGTTGCTCGTCGCCGAAGGGGACCAGGTCGCGGCCGGCCAGGAGCTCGCTTACCTGAGCAGCTACCCCCTGCGGCAAAGCGAACAACAATTGGCCGAGACCCAACTGGCCGAGGCCCGAGCGCGCGGCCAGGCCGAACGGGCTTATGCCGAAGCACTGGTGGCCGAGGCCGAAGCGGCCCTGGAAGAGCTGCAAGTGGCCGATCTGGATAAGTCGGCGCTGGCGGCCAAGATCGATGCCCTGGAATCGAATCTAACGATTGCCCAGCGCGATCAGGAACGCCTGGCGGGAGCCGGCGCCGCGGTCTCGCCACAAGAGCAAGAACATCAGGAGCTCCTCGTCAAGCAAGCCCGCGCCGAGCTGCACAGCGCGCGCACGCAAATGGCAAAGCTCGACGCGTCGCGGGCCGCCCACGAGCGCGAGGGAAAAGCCAAGCTGCAAACGGCTCGGGCGAACCTCGACCGGGTGAAAAGCTCGACGCAGCTCGAATCGCTCGAGAAAGGAGCGGCGGCCGCGGCGCAAAAGCTGGAAATGTCGATCGTTCGTGCGCCGCGCGACGGCCGTATCCTCGAAATCCTGGCCCGCGTGGGCGAAACCATCGGTCCGCGCCCCATTCTGCGCTTGGGCGACACCGCGCAAATGTATGCCACGGCCGAGATTTACGAAACGGACGTGTACCTCGTGCATCCCGGCCAGTCGGCGCTGGTCACGAGCGACGCCCTGTCGGCGCCGATCCAGGGCACGGTCGAAAGCGTCGGGAAGACGATTTCCAAGAACCAGGTCGTCAGCCTCGATCCCACCGCCGCGGCCGACGCCCGCGTCCTTCGCGCGCGCATTCGCCTGGATGAGAGCGGCGAGGCCGGTGACCTGGTCGATCTTCAAGTCGACGTGTTGATCGACACCGAATCGTCGGAGAGCGCCGCTCCGGCCGACGAACAAGCGAAAAACCAGTGA
- the devC gene encoding ABC transporter permease DevC: MKTQLAWLNLLHQKTRSVVAVAGVAFAVVLVLLQLGFLASVRQTATRIYDHLDFDLLLASPQYLHLAKAGTIERVRLAQAASLPEVAGTGALDVGFQLWRNVETGQRRGIMLMAIDPHDHVFALPEVLDQQERLEKADAVLLDRLSRSEFGPLDEGVSSEVGRHRVEVVGDFTLGTGFGADGALLASRSTFRRLLPFRRPSEISLGLVRLKPGEEPDAVAQSLRAMLPRDVQVFTRDELGAHERRHWMTKTSVGVIFGFGVFVALLVGTAIVYQVLSSDISSRIAEYATLKAIGYPRRYLSRLVLEQALMLALAGFVPGFLLAELLYRVTEHMTHIPIEMTLGRAAGVLLLSIIMCSISGMASLAKVHSADPADLF; the protein is encoded by the coding sequence ATGAAAACGCAACTCGCCTGGCTGAACTTGCTGCACCAGAAAACCCGCTCGGTCGTGGCCGTGGCGGGCGTGGCGTTCGCCGTGGTGCTGGTGCTGTTGCAATTGGGCTTTCTGGCCTCGGTACGGCAGACCGCCACGCGCATCTACGACCACTTGGATTTCGATCTGCTGCTCGCTTCGCCTCAATATCTGCACCTGGCCAAGGCCGGCACGATCGAGCGCGTACGCCTGGCGCAAGCGGCTTCGCTGCCCGAAGTGGCCGGCACCGGCGCGCTCGACGTGGGCTTTCAACTGTGGCGCAACGTGGAAACCGGTCAGCGCCGCGGCATCATGCTCATGGCGATCGATCCGCACGACCACGTGTTTGCGTTGCCTGAGGTGCTCGATCAACAAGAGCGACTGGAGAAAGCGGACGCCGTGCTGCTGGACCGCTTGAGCCGCTCCGAATTCGGCCCACTCGACGAGGGCGTCTCGAGCGAAGTGGGCCGGCACCGGGTCGAAGTCGTGGGAGATTTCACGCTCGGAACGGGCTTTGGCGCCGATGGGGCGCTGTTGGCCAGCCGCTCGACGTTTCGCCGGTTGCTGCCGTTTCGCCGGCCGAGCGAAATCAGCCTGGGGCTCGTGCGGCTCAAGCCGGGCGAAGAGCCCGATGCCGTCGCGCAATCCCTGCGCGCGATGCTGCCCCGCGACGTGCAAGTTTTCACGCGCGACGAGCTAGGTGCCCACGAGCGTCGACACTGGATGACCAAGACTTCGGTCGGCGTGATCTTCGGCTTCGGCGTCTTCGTCGCGCTCTTGGTTGGTACGGCGATCGTTTACCAGGTCTTGTCGAGCGACATTTCCAGCCGCATCGCCGAGTACGCCACGTTGAAGGCGATCGGCTACCCACGACGTTACCTGTCGCGCCTCGTTCTCGAACAAGCCTTGATGTTAGCTTTGGCGGGCTTTGTTCCCGGCTTCCTCTTGGCCGAGTTGCTCTACCGGGTGACCGAACACATGACGCATATCCCCATTGAAATGACGCTCGGCCGCGCCGCCGGCGTGCTACTGCTGTCGATCATCATGTGCTCGATCTCGGGCATGGCGTCACTGGCCAAAGTCCACTCGGCCGACCCCGCCGATTTGTTCTGA
- a CDS encoding transglutaminase family protein has product MIPAARAWACCLAVVMGLGVSAARGDDDDPQSPAASKAENALPEKDSLNVEEVYQRARPSLAVISVRGGDGRPRGLGSGFVISADGLIATNMHVIGANRPIEVQLASGKRYDVTAIHAFDRHLDLAILRIDARGLQPLPLGDSEQLRAGQAVVALGNPQGLRHSVVSGVVSGMREIDGRSMIQLAIPIEPGNSGGPLLDMQGRVEGILTLKSTVTSNLGFAVAINDLKPLVAKPNPVPIAQWLKQGALDPDQWQVVMGANWRTRGGRILVDGEGDGFGGRALCLWRESPPQLPYEVSVNVRLDDEAGAAGLVFAADGQDKHYGFYPSGGGLRLTRFDGPDLVNWTILSQQTSAHYRPGEFNKLHVRVEAARIVCSVNDQVVVTWPLPQPLAGQVGLAKFRDTHAEFKNFQLAKELARPATSTDIAARVDKLLTELPVGAVPNLAFTEQLTAGDDLLPAALVERAERLTRQARQLRVLSGKLREAKVIGELEKLLAQPDDRADLLTACLCVAQLDNEDVDAEFYRRLVERMAAELKATLPEGAEEAARLAALDKFFFEESGFHGSRTFYYQRANSYINDVLDDRQGLPITLSVIYIELAKRLGLKVDGVGLPGHFVVRFTPEKGDSRLIDVFDGGQVISDEEAAARVLEATKTPLLEEHKAAITKRAIVARILHNLINVAQRQGDEQAVLRYLDALLAITPESHRERFMRAVLRWQTGEHAGARQDADYLLEHEAPEIDLDRLRDFRAILERGAK; this is encoded by the coding sequence ATGATCCCTGCTGCACGCGCCTGGGCCTGTTGTCTCGCTGTCGTCATGGGATTGGGCGTGAGCGCGGCGCGCGGCGATGATGACGACCCACAGTCGCCCGCCGCGTCGAAGGCCGAGAACGCGTTACCCGAAAAAGACTCCCTCAACGTCGAGGAAGTCTATCAGCGGGCGCGGCCCTCGCTGGCCGTGATCTCGGTCCGCGGCGGCGATGGTCGGCCGCGAGGGCTCGGAAGCGGCTTCGTCATCTCGGCCGACGGGCTGATCGCCACCAACATGCACGTGATCGGCGCGAACCGCCCGATCGAAGTGCAGCTCGCCAGCGGTAAGCGCTACGATGTGACGGCGATACACGCCTTCGATCGTCACCTCGATCTGGCGATACTCCGTATCGACGCGCGCGGGCTGCAACCATTGCCGCTGGGTGATTCCGAGCAGTTGCGCGCAGGGCAAGCCGTTGTCGCGCTCGGCAATCCCCAAGGGCTGCGGCACAGCGTCGTTTCGGGGGTCGTCTCGGGAATGCGCGAAATCGACGGCCGCTCGATGATCCAACTCGCCATCCCCATCGAGCCGGGAAACAGCGGCGGACCATTGCTTGACATGCAGGGACGCGTCGAGGGCATCTTGACGCTGAAATCGACGGTGACGTCGAACCTTGGCTTTGCCGTGGCCATCAATGATCTGAAGCCGCTCGTCGCCAAACCTAATCCGGTGCCCATCGCGCAATGGTTGAAGCAAGGCGCGCTCGATCCCGATCAGTGGCAGGTCGTGATGGGGGCCAATTGGCGAACACGCGGCGGGCGCATCCTGGTCGACGGCGAGGGGGACGGTTTTGGCGGGCGAGCACTCTGCCTGTGGCGCGAATCGCCTCCGCAGCTGCCCTATGAAGTGAGCGTGAATGTCCGTTTGGACGACGAGGCGGGCGCCGCGGGACTGGTCTTCGCGGCCGACGGCCAAGACAAGCATTACGGCTTTTATCCCAGCGGCGGCGGATTGCGACTGACGCGCTTCGACGGGCCCGACCTGGTGAATTGGACCATCCTCTCGCAGCAAACGTCCGCCCACTACCGGCCTGGCGAGTTCAACAAACTGCACGTCCGCGTCGAGGCGGCGCGAATCGTCTGCTCGGTGAACGATCAGGTCGTCGTTACCTGGCCCTTGCCGCAGCCGCTCGCTGGCCAGGTGGGGTTGGCCAAATTCCGCGACACGCACGCCGAGTTCAAGAATTTTCAGCTTGCCAAAGAGCTTGCTCGGCCGGCCACAAGCACGGACATTGCCGCCCGTGTCGACAAGTTGCTGACCGAGCTACCGGTCGGCGCCGTACCTAACCTGGCTTTCACTGAGCAGCTCACTGCGGGCGACGACCTGTTGCCGGCCGCGCTTGTGGAACGGGCCGAGCGTCTGACGCGGCAGGCCCGGCAGTTGCGCGTGCTCAGCGGCAAGCTGCGCGAAGCCAAGGTGATCGGCGAACTCGAAAAACTTTTGGCCCAGCCCGATGACCGCGCCGATCTACTAACGGCCTGTCTGTGTGTCGCGCAATTGGATAACGAGGACGTGGACGCGGAGTTCTATCGGCGCCTGGTCGAGCGGATGGCTGCCGAGCTCAAGGCCACGCTCCCCGAGGGCGCTGAGGAAGCGGCGCGGCTGGCGGCGCTCGACAAGTTTTTTTTCGAAGAGAGCGGCTTTCACGGCAGCCGGACGTTTTACTATCAGCGCGCCAACAGCTACATCAACGACGTGCTCGACGACCGACAGGGTCTGCCGATCACGCTGTCGGTCATCTACATCGAGCTGGCGAAGCGGCTGGGGCTGAAGGTCGACGGCGTGGGATTGCCGGGCCATTTCGTCGTCCGCTTCACGCCGGAGAAAGGCGACAGCCGCCTGATCGACGTGTTTGACGGCGGCCAGGTGATCAGCGACGAGGAAGCCGCCGCGCGGGTTCTGGAAGCCACCAAGACGCCGCTCCTCGAAGAGCACAAGGCCGCTATAACCAAGCGGGCAATCGTCGCGAGGATTCTGCACAACCTGATCAATGTCGCGCAGCGGCAGGGCGACGAACAGGCCGTGCTGCGCTACCTGGACGCGCTCTTGGCCATCACTCCTGAATCGCACCGCGAGCGATTCATGCGGGCCGTGCTGCGTTGGCAAACGGGCGAGCACGCCGGGGCCAGGCAAGACGCCGACTATTTGCTCGAACACGAAGCGCCGGAGATCGATCTCGACCGGCTGCGCGATTTTCGCGCGATTCTCGAGCGCGGCGCCAAGTGA